Proteins found in one Parasteatoda tepidariorum isolate YZ-2023 chromosome 7, CAS_Ptep_4.0, whole genome shotgun sequence genomic segment:
- the LOC107451638 gene encoding uncharacterized protein, which translates to MQQGCCDMYGLSMEKSMVMRMSSDLMEPIELIHHGLSNERASPLESQTCSGDEDGNSSENQNRSPPTSCENSIMEESKTKKRRKQSNPLRYQTTPAMPLLESEDCNTVEEEHSDEALDLQTRPDARHSEIQACLFRCHHCSSEFDNENKLRVHLEEEHVQKVLERQLQQQSYNKATSNNNKEVNSSDAAKENNSHKLNDIGFQQLVPIDQTRNSPPENLMQENRDFKNPHFPFPPMPPFIPFSRSDDSKPGNLPVPLSMFPNPMAPFLFPVIPQGQTPPVSNGNTHSGQSVRIFNLEAYCELCNKEFCNKYFLKTHKANKHGIYSVESIVSSPYGTPYMSPSLNSPIPLPHLLQTQNPEPMQPRTGMMNIESYCEICQKEFCNKYFLKKHRQKIHGIIEPGQSISPSSTPSHENKSNSPVMTTSALSLSAVTNFPEKLSDENRENSISKMEFPSLFSLQQNHKPPTPVTTSSAGIISNSSSSNPCPPVTSGSMPVSLHSPIHHGSSGENSVSHVFTPEKLREMGVINADAFCEICCKEFCNKYFLRTHKLNKHGINMPEISPGKIPSGPSSHNQGSLSNEKGELNFDESRISEELLHDPQSNLTFEGLTGELSCDFCNRPFSSLYLLKMHKFYTHNIPYIKEESKSKPNSPSGEHNQENKENEFVRPHLPIPLPPNSLMPDNIPTSLQEDAASQDLQKLQSMIRELNASAGSESSKILCNLCKLEFDNKYFLRAHMMNEHGVLPNEDGHVSGHNNSDFNLQTKLSEATSDFQRLSYPNASSTVDSEAYCEICQKEFCSKYFLKTHKQNIHGLPVDMSSAPKKSLADEVCQIKSIVNNTLSTSLIPVPSNSATPNISSITTAVSSTIQPTIPNSFSPINSHIPVITSTSVGVQQNPTSSPSTIISSSSSLPSSIALSTALTLSSSIPSSAVSCALTPSSTQPLTIPPTSMIHASSVGHLPSNLTVPKVSSMPNINHSLNLSNSCTTTSSANITSISQMTIHAAHIPSLHNPNSNPLCSLEKPRNLTGRNYCNICNKELCNKYFMKTHMLKMHGINLDSQPHEAARISTIGGVQCDICQKELCSKYFLKVHKQNTHGIFEEGSQGKDLRDHPSFLEKEQPLQGLDLSDPSGRYFSHYPEICPVCNCRFKSIKWLKAHMISDHGNILKENFSHNTLPSSPESNNGSLDNSCLCVLCGQGFQDKVALHVHLIKDHHSPSDEIGVIANNSGIKTPTADSSSTMMVPEQARVNGTSSPVNATTPNGNHSRPHPKPHGGGGSRIYHCSFCVYSTRWLSNLYAHEKRHTGVNTEGEKKFVCRVCHRAYRYNHSLQRHFLSHRAAGLNLKDMAQPLIMTSHSSHHLSPLNRPWNSHFHKKGSEFSLHNKGVGGNLGQTGNKIKRYRCSKCSKKFRSRELCLAHIHAVHSGGKRTGGSMLQKSVKPFRCRFCGFQTRVWNVLRIHINRQHQNDLFDSTEKQQQPQFDSLSNDDKPASTEISSVTEPPVASSPCSPSPRTGIPDIFPPGMPPPPPNSPHLPMTFAMPQNPPTAGSFIMQPFLLAQPECDGVTRNGTFVPSLVYLPVCQKVSQPMTVAFTLTPA; encoded by the coding sequence atgCAACAAGGCTGTTGTGATATGTATGGATTGAGTATGGAGAAGTCGATGGTTATGAGAATGAGTTCCGACCTGATGGAGCCCATTGAGCTTATACACCATGGCTTGTCAAATGAGCGAGCATCTCCCCTCGAGAGCCAGACGTGCTCTGGGGATGAAGATGGTAATAGTAGTGAAAATCAAAACAGAAGCCCTCCTACAAGTTGCGAAAATAGCATAATGGAAGAGTCCAAAACGAAAAAGCGACGCAAGCAAAGCAACCCTTTAAGATATCAGACAACACCGGCGATGCCTTTACTGGAGAGCGAGGATTGCAATACTGTTGAAGAGGAACACAGCGACGAGGCACTCGATTTGCAAACAAGACCCGATGCAAGGCATAGCGAAATCCAAGCTTGTTTATTCCGTTGCCACCATTGCAGCAGTGAGTTTGACAATGAAAACAAGTTACGGGTTCATTTGGAGGAAGAGCATGTTCAGAAAGTCTTGGAAAGACAACTCCAGCAGCAATCCTACAACAAAGCTACCTCAAACAATAACAAAGAAGTAAATAGTAGCGATGCAGCCAAAGAAAATAACTCTCATAAACTAAATGATATTGGATTTCAGCAACTTGTCCCGATTGACCAAACAAGAAACAGTCCTCCAGAAAATTTAATGCAAGAAAACAGAGACTTTAAAAACCCACATTTTCCTTTTCCTCCAATGCCTCCTTTCATTCCATTTTCTCGAAGTGATGATTCGAAACCGGGTAACTTACCTGTTCCACTTTCGATGTTTCCAAATCCAATGGCACCATTCCTATTTCCCGTCATTCCACAAGGACAAACACCTCCAGTATCTAATGGCAATACACATTCCGGACAGagtgttagaatttttaatttagaagccTATTGTGAGCTTTGCAATAAAGAGTtttgcaacaaatattttttaaagactcaTAAGGCAAACAAACATGGTATCTATTCTGTTGAATCTATTGTAAGCTCTCCTTATGGAACTCCTTATATGTCTCCCAGTTTAAACAGCCCCATTCCCTTACCCCACTTGCTTCAAACTCAAAATCCAGAACCAATGCAACCACGAACTGGAATGATGAACATAGAATCTTACTGCGAAATCTGCCAGAAGGAAttctgcaataaatattttctgaagaagCATAGACAAAAAATTCATGGTATTATTGAACCAGGTCAGAGCATTTCTCCCAGTTCGACACCTTCGCACGAAAATAAGAGTAATTCTCCTGTTATGACAACAAGCGCTCTCTCTTTATCAGCTGTAACGAATTTCCCAGAGAAACTTTCAGATGAAAATAGAGAGAACTCAATTTCAAAGATGGAATTTCCTTCGCTTTTTAGTTTGCAACAAAACCATAAGCCACCAACTCCTGTCACCACTTCTTCTGCAGGAATCATATCTAATTCTTCTTCTTCCAATCCGTGTCCTCCAGTTACTTCTGGTAGTATGCCTGTGAGTCTTCACTCGCCTATCCACCACGGATCGTCGGGTGAGAATTCAGTATCTCATGTATTTACTCCAGAGAAACTAAGAGAAATGGGAGTTATCAATGCTGATGCATTTTGTGAGATTTGTTGCAAGGAATTTTGCAACAAGTATTTTTTACGAACCCACAAATTGAATAAGCATGGAATTAACATGCCAGAAATCTCTCCAGGAAAAATACCTTCGGGTCCCTCTAGTCATAACCAAGGCAGCCTGTCAAATGAAAAAGGCGAACTGAATTTCGACGAGAGTCGCATTTCAGAAGAATTACTCCATGATCCTCAATCAAATCTGACATTTGAAGGGCTGACTGGAGAACTGTCATGTGATTTCTGCAACAGACCCTTCTCTAGtctttatttgttgaaaatgcACAAATTTTACACTCACAACATTCCGTACATAAAAGAGGAAAGCAAATCCAAACCTAATTCTCCCTCGGGTGAACACAACCaggaaaataaggaaaatgaaTTTGTTAGACCACACTTACCGATTCCTCTTCCTCCTAATTCATTAATGCCAGATAACATCCCAACATCTTTACAAGAAGATGCAGCTAGTCAAGACTTGCAAAAACTGCAAAGCATGATCAGAGAACTCAACGCTTCAGCTGGTTCTGAGAGTAgcaaaattttgtgcaatttatgcaaattggaatttgataataaatatttccttcgTGCGCACATGATGAATGAACATGGTGTTCTTCCCAACGAAGATGGTCATGTATCGGGACACAATAATTCGGATTTTAACcttcaaacaaaattatctgaGGCAACCTCTGACTTCCAAAGATTAAGTTACCCTAATGCTTCATCTACTGTTGACTCTGAGGCATACTGTGAAATTTGTCAGAAAGAATTTtgcagcaaatattttttgaaaacgcATAAGCAGAACATTCATGGACTTCCAGTGGACATGAGTTCGGCTCCCAAAAAGTCTCTGGCAGATGAAGTGTGTCAAATAAAATCAATCGTTAATAACACTTTGTCCACATCTCTTATCCCTGTTCCTAGTAACTCTGCCACGCCAAATATCAGTAGTATAACTACAGCAGTAAGTTCTACGATTCAGCCAACGATTCCAAATTCGTTTTCCCCCATTAACTCCCATATTCCAGTTATTACTTCTACTAGTGTGGGAGTTCAGCAAAATCCAACCTCTAGTCCCTCAActattatttcttcttcatcTTCTTTGCCATCCTCCATTGCTTTATCCACGGCTTTAACTTTATCTTCTTCAATACCTTCTTCAGCCGTAAGTTGCGCACTTACGCCTAGTTCAACACAACCCCTTACAATTCCACCCACGTCTATGATCCACGCATCCAGTGTGGGACATTTACCCAGCAACTTAACGGTTCCTAAAGTTTCGTCGATGCCTAATATCAACCATagcttaaatttaagtaattcatGTACGACAACATCTTCAGCCAATATAACAAGTATCTCCCAAATGACAATTCATGCTGCTCACATTCCAAGTTTACATAATCCAAATAGTAACCCATTGTGTTCTCTTGAGAAACCACGTAACTTAACTGGACGTAACTATTGTAATATATGCAACAAGGAATTGTGTAACAAATACTTTATGAAAACACACATGCTTAAAATGCATGGAATTAACCTGGATAGTCAACCACACGAGGCAGCTCGAATCAGCACCATTGGAGGGGTTCAGTGCGACATTTGTCAAAAAGAGCTATGCAGCAAGTATTTCCTCAAAGTTCACAAACAAAATACCCATGGTATTTTTGAAGAGGGGTCACAGGGGAAAGACTTAAGAGACCATCCTTCCTTCCTTGAAAAAGAGCAACCACTACAAGGCTTAGATTTGAGCGATCCCAGTGGTCGATATTTCAGTCACTATCCAGAAATTTGTCCTGTTTGCAATTGCCGATTTAAGAGCATAAAATGGCTGAAAGCTCATATGATAAGTGACCACGGCAATAtacttaaagaaaacttttcccATAATACCCTTCCAAGTAGTCCTGAAAGTAACAATGGCTCTTTAGACAATAGCTGCTTATGTGTCCTCTGTGGTCAAGGGTTCCAAGACAAAGTCGCTCTTCACGTTCACCTGATCAAGGACCATCACTCGCCATCAGATGAGATAGGAGTTATTGCCAATAACTCAGGGATAAAAACGCCAACGGCAGACTCCTCCTCAACGATGATGGTCCCAGAACAGGCACGAGTCAACGGCACATCTTCGCCGGTGAACGCGACAACACCAAACGGCAACCATTCGAGACCACACCCGAAGCCTCATGGTGGTGGTGGCAGTCGAATCTACCACTGTTCCTTTTGCGTTTACTCCACTCGATGGCTGTCCAATCTTTACGCACATGAGAAAAGGCACACCGGAGTGAACACTGAAGGGGAGAAAAAATTCGTCTGTCGAGTCTGCCATAGGGCGTATCGATACAACCATTCGCTCCAACGTCACTTCTTGAGCCATCGAGCCGCTGGTCTTAATTTGAAAGACATGGCCCAGCCCCTGATCATGACTTCCCACTCATCTCATCATTTGTCTCCCTTAAACAGGCCTTGGAACtctcattttcacaaaaaaggaAGTGAGTTTAGCCTCCATAACAAAGGTGTTGGCGGAAACCTTGGCCAAACAGGCAACAAAATCAAACGATATCGCTGTAGcaaatgcagtaaaaaattcCGTAGCAGGGAGCTGTGCCTAGCTCACATCCACGCTGTCCACAGCGGAGGCAAGCGAACAGGCGGCTCGATGCTCCAGAAGAGCGTCAAGCCGTTTCGATGCCGTTTTTGTGGTTTCCAGACTAGAGTCTGGAACGTTTTGAGAATACATATCAACAGGCAACATCAAAATGACCTCTTTGATTCAACAGAAAAGCAGCAACAGCCACAATTTGATAGTCTCTCCAACGATGATAAACCAGCTTCCACTGAAATATCTTCGGTCACAGAACCACCGGTAGCTTCTTCCCCCTGTTCACCTTCTCCAAGAACAGGAATTCCAGATATTTTTCCTCCTGGAATGCCTCCTCCACCTCCAAATAGCCCCCATCTCCCAATGACTTTTGCCATGCCCCAAAATCCTCCAACTGCTGGTTCCTTCATTATGCAACCGTTTCTGCTTGCTCAGCCGGAATGTGACGGTGTCACCCGGAATGGTACATTTGTGCCATCGCTAGTCTACCTTCCTGTGTGCCAGAAAGTGTCCCAACCCATGACTGTTGCGTTCACGCTAACTCCAGCATGA